One window of Botrimarina mediterranea genomic DNA carries:
- a CDS encoding DUF1622 domain-containing protein, with product MPETTTIVEHNVILIVGWVKLAIEVFGATLVTIGVCVAIVHWIRTVRSGKEQDFAQTRLILARYLSLALEFQLGADILGTAVSPSWDHIGKLAAVAVIRTGLNYFLMMEMKAQAPTNNDLAKSRLIEARPTEAEP from the coding sequence ATGCCTGAAACCACCACCATCGTTGAACATAACGTCATCTTGATTGTCGGCTGGGTGAAGCTGGCGATTGAAGTGTTCGGGGCGACGCTGGTGACGATTGGCGTGTGTGTGGCAATCGTTCACTGGATTCGCACGGTTAGGAGTGGAAAGGAGCAAGACTTCGCCCAGACACGGCTTATTCTCGCTCGATACCTTTCGTTGGCTCTTGAATTCCAACTTGGGGCGGACATTCTCGGGACAGCGGTGTCGCCAAGCTGGGACCACATTGGAAAGCTTGCGGCCGTAGCTGTCATCCGCACCGGCTTGAACTACTTCCTCATGATGGAAATGAAGGCTCAGGCCCCAACAAACAACGACTTAGCGAAGTCGAGGTTAATTGAAGCAAGGCCGACAGAGGCCGAGCCATGA